One part of the Gossypium raimondii isolate GPD5lz chromosome 1, ASM2569854v1, whole genome shotgun sequence genome encodes these proteins:
- the LOC105786578 gene encoding uncharacterized protein LOC105786578, which produces MERKRPRKLNLNAPLLSTRRPAGCHVIDREVSWKDSSNGIPFCWEHAPGKPKDSERSNNVDEAETPRPKPPPGRWRPPKEATTRDYHDEGCDADVDDYDNDKYDVFSDAVEVLSLTEAIDIVEKTEAIEHSDLDGFNLAMSLEHSDCPSPSFIIDRFLPDAIALAASSALNISKTKLPYIYSDQSQAVMKRTSLSSPKGCGLEMLLPWRMKHKLCSVRNPIKERSIATNVMPPKTSTKQKKLVPSIVAASAEWRCK; this is translated from the coding sequence ATGGAAAGGAAACGCCCTAGGAAGTTGAATTTAAATGCGCCACTCTTATCGACGAGACGACCGGCCGGTTGCCATGTTATTGATCGTGAAGTTTCATGGAAAGATTCGAGTAACGGGATTCCGTTCTGCTGGGAACATGCTCCTGGAAAACCAAAGGATTCGGAGAGAAGTAACAACGTTGATGAAGCCGAAACGCCTCGTCCTAAACCTCCGCCAGGTAGATGGCGTCCACCGAAAGAAGCAACAACTAGGGATTATCACGATGAAGGGTGCGATGCTGACGTGGACGATTACGACAACGACAAGTATGATGTATTCTCCGATGCTGTGGAAGTTTTGTCACTAACAGAAGCTATAGACATTGTTGAAAAAACAGAAGCCATAGAACATAGTGATTTAGATGGTTTCAACTTAGCGATGAGTTTAGAACACAGTGATTGTCCATCACCGAGTTTCATAATCGATCGGTTTCTCCCCGACGCTATAGCATTAGCCGCTTCATCGGCTCTCAACATATCGAAAACGAAGCTTCCTTACATTTACTCGGATCAGTCTCAAGCTGTAATGAAACGAACATCATTGTCTTCTCCAAAGGGTTGTGGGCTTGAAATGCTGTTGCCATGGCGGATGAAACATAAGCTGTGTAGTGTAAGGAATCCCATTAAAGAAAGGTCAATTGCAACCAATGTTATGCCACCAAAAACTAGTACAAAGCAGAAGAAATTGGTTCCATCAATTGTAGCAGCTTCTGCAGAATGGAGATGTAAATAA